A region of the Nitrospirota bacterium genome:
TAATACCAGACAGTATCAAGGGTATATTTTACAAATACATTATCACCGCCTAAAAATTGATCCGCATATTCTACAGATGCATTGTTTTTAGTACCGGAGCGGGGGTCCCAATAGTTATCTCTTGTATCCCTTGTTCCATAAGTTGTAACGCTTGCTGTCCTTGACGCCCCTTTTGATAATGATGGAGGAGGTGTACCTTTAACATTTATAGTCTGTATCCCGTAAGAAACACCGCCGCTCCAGTATTCCCCATAAGAACGGCCTACACCGACATTAGCTCCCCTTGTGTTTATGTCATAACTATTAAATGACCTGACGGTATCAAAGATGTTTGTTGTCAAAGATGTCGGCGTATCTAAAAACCATGGCTCCTTGAATGTAAGGTCATAGCTTGTTCTAAGTTTCCCGAATTCACCTTTTAATTTTAAGAGTTCTCCTTTTCCAAAAAGATTACCCTCAGTCAGGTCAACCATAGCGACTAATCCGTAAACAGAGCTGTATCCGCCGCCCATGCTGAATGCACCGGTCGGTTTTTCTTTTACCTTAACATTCAGATCTACCATGTCTTTTGTAACTAATTCAGGAACGATCTCGATGTTTTCAAAATAATTCAGATTATTTATACGCTGAAAGCTCCTTTTGAGTGCAGTTGTATTAAGGTAGTCCAATTCATTCAGGCGAATCTCCCTGCGGATTACCTTATCCCGTGTCTTTTCATTCCCGCCGATATTAATCCTCCTGACCTTTATCTTTTCTCCCTTCTCAATATTAAGTGTAATGTCCACTTCTCTTGAGACCTCATCCGGCCTTAAATCAGGATTTACATTTGCAAATGCATAACCACCCTCACCATACAAATCTATTACCTTTGAGATATCTTCACGAAGCTGTCTCCTGCTGAAGACCATACCCTTATTAAGGGTAATCTTTTTCTCAATGATATTATTTGCGAATATATCATTACCTTTGAAATCAATATTCCTGACCCTGAATTTTTCTCCCTCATTAACCCTGAAGATTATCCTCATCCATCTTCCGCCTTCGATTACTTCAATCTCCGGGCCGCTTACCTGTACATGGATATAACCCCTGTCCAGATAATATTCACGAATACGGTCAATATCCCCCTCTGCCTCAATCTCCTTATAAATCCCTGTACCTGAGAGCCATGACGTAAGCCGCTTATACCGTTTAGTGTTGATTGCCTTATTAATTTTATATTCAGAGATCTTTTCTGTTCCTAATATCCTGACCTCTTTGATCTTTATCTTTTTCCCTTCTTTTATTAAAAAGGTAACAGATGCCTTATCTTCTGTGATTTTGGAGATGACGGGTGTGATGGATGCATCATAATAACCATCCTCCTGATAGAGCGCCTTTATTCTCTCTACACTCTCTTTAACCTGTTTGTTGCTGAAAGGTGTCCCTGATATAAGTGTAATCTTCTCTTTCAGCCTCTCAGTTGTGACCTTGTCATTCCCATCAAAATTAATATCTTTTAGGATTGCCCTTTCTTTCACAGAGATGACAAGCTTTATATTTCCATCTGATGCCTCAGTCTCAAACTTTATGTCATCGAAATAATCAGTATTGAAGAGTGTCTTTAAATCCTCCCTTGTCCGTTCCGCTGAGTAAGTATCCCCTTCCTTTGTCTTTATCCGTGTAAGGATAGTTGATGCCTCAATACGTTTATTTCCCCTGACCTCAATTTGTTTAATAACAGACAGCTCTGCCTTAATGTCTTCCTGTGCATACGCTGTGTTGATTAAAAAAAGTGTGATAAGGCAATAGCAGAGCAGTGTTAACCGGTTAAACAACCTCAGGTACTTCATTTACTGATGTATATCCCCTTAATTATTTTTTAAGCAGGAAATAATAACACTTCTCTTATGATGGTGTAAAGAGGAAAAGAAAATCAGTGATAGATTTACGATAGCAAGTCCTGATATAATGTGACGGCAGTGAATGGTGAATGGTGAATGGTGAACAAACATCCCCTCTCCCTCAGGGAGAGGGTCAGGGTGAGGGTGGGGTTAAAATAGATAGTAGAAGTAAGAAGCAAGAAGATAGAAATAAGAAAAGAGGAAGGCATGTCATATCAGATAAAGCTTGAGGCATTTGAAGGGCCGCTTGATCTATTGTTGCATTTGATAAAGAAGAATGAGGTTAATATTTATGATATACCAATATCTTTAATTACCCACCAATACCTCGAATATATAGAACTCATGAAGGAGTTTAATCTGGAGATAGCCGGTGAATTCTTATTGATGGCCGCTACCCTGACTTACATCAAATCCAGGATGCTCCTGCCTCAGGAAGAAAAGGCAGGTGTTGATGAACTTGAAGAAGATGACCCCAGGGCAGAGCTTATAAGAAAACTCCTTGAATACAAAAGCTTTAAAGAGGTTGCAGACGAACTCGGAAAACGTGAGGAAATATGGCGTGATATTTTTTATCAGGGGCATGAGCCTGCACCTGCTGCAGCGGCTGACGTGACGGAAGAAGATAA
Encoded here:
- the bamA gene encoding outer membrane protein assembly factor BamA, producing the protein MFNRLTLLCYCLITLFLINTAYAQEDIKAELSVIKQIEVRGNKRIEASTILTRIKTKEGDTYSAERTREDLKTLFNTDYFDDIKFETEASDGNIKLVISVKERAILKDINFDGNDKVTTERLKEKITLISGTPFSNKQVKESVERIKALYQEDGYYDASITPVISKITEDKASVTFLIKEGKKIKIKEVRILGTEKISEYKINKAINTKRYKRLTSWLSGTGIYKEIEAEGDIDRIREYYLDRGYIHVQVSGPEIEVIEGGRWMRIIFRVNEGEKFRVRNIDFKGNDIFANNIIEKKITLNKGMVFSRRQLREDISKVIDLYGEGGYAFANVNPDLRPDEVSREVDITLNIEKGEKIKVRRINIGGNEKTRDKVIRREIRLNELDYLNTTALKRSFQRINNLNYFENIEIVPELVTKDMVDLNVKVKEKPTGAFSMGGGYSSVYGLVAMVDLTEGNLFGKGELLKLKGEFGKLRTSYDLTFKEPWFLDTPTSLTTNIFDTVRSFNSYDINTRGANVGVGRSYGEYWSGGVSYGIQTINVKGTPPPSLSKGASRTASVTTYGTRDTRDNYWDPRSGTKNNASVEYADQFLGGDNVFVKYTLDTVWYYPLVLDSAFMVHGRYAAGQGLRGNEFPANERFYVGGIYTVRGFDYGKASTTSTIDPKTGDLLGADKELIINAEYIIPLVKEARINGVLFYDAGSGFGKDDSVALSDLRTSVGGGFRWLSPIGPLRLEWGYNLKPKPGERQGIWEFSIGTLF
- a CDS encoding segregation/condensation protein A, with translation MSYQIKLEAFEGPLDLLLHLIKKNEVNIYDIPISLITHQYLEYIELMKEFNLEIAGEFLLMAATLTYIKSRMLLPQEEKAGVDELEEDDPRAELIRKLLEYKSFKEVADELGKREEIWRDIFYQGHEPAPAAAADVTEEDKEELMIEVGIFELIDAFRDVLDRLPDKKTLDIIPEELTVRGRMTAIIERLETEGINGLTLYELLDNDSTKRSIVVTFLALLELAKMRVIRLLQVEDRETIRVFKAESEEKAEGI